In the genome of Streptomyces sp. Tu 3180, the window CGAGGGCGAGGTCACCGTCGACAGGGCCCGGGAGATCCTCGCCACGGCGCCCGGCGTGGTGCTGTTCGACAATCCCGCCGCGGGGGAGTTCCCCACCCCCGCCGACGTCGTCGGGACCGATCCCACGTGGGTGGGGCGGGTGCGGCGGGCCCTGGACGACCCCACGGCGCTGGAGTTCTTCGTGTGCGGGGACAATCTGCGCAAGGGCGCCGCGCTCAACAGCGTGCAGATCGCCGAGCTGGTGGCGGCCGGCTCGTGAAAAGTTCTGGCCCCTACATGATTCGTTTGTAGGATCTGTGTAAGCCTGGTGGGCCGGTTTCTTGATCCGGGCCACTTGAATCGGCCTGGCTTGCAGCCGAGGATTTACCTCCCCGCCCTCCGCAACCGAGCGGAGGGCGGGGAGCGTCTTTGCGGTCACCTCTTCGGGGCGTGGGGGCGCGTTCTTTCAGGCGTGGGGACGTCTGGAACCGGGCGTGGGGACGCCCGTTCACATGGAACACAGGGGAAGAGCGGGACGCATGAAGGCATGGGATGTGCTGCCGGTGGCGCTGCCTGGCGCGGGCGGCCGACCGGTGGCACCGGTCGGCGCGGAAGTGACGTCCGGCGCGTACAACCCTTACGGGGGAAGCGTGTCCAACTGGCGTGGCTGAGGTACTCGACTTCACAGCGCCGCGTGGCACGGCCCTACGGCCTCCCCGCCAGGCCCTCCGACCCCGCATGCCCGGTGCGCCCGGCGGCATGCCGGTGATCGCGCCCATGCCCGCAGCGCGGCCCGCCCGCATACCCGGTCAGCGTGACGGCGCCGACGACGTCGTGGCGGCCGGCACCACCGTCGACCATCTCACCGAGACCTACCGCGCGCACTACCGCTCGCTGCTGGGCCTCGCGGCGCTCCTCCTCGACGACACCGCCTCCTGCGAGGACGTCGTCCAGGAGGCGTTCATCCGGGTGCACTCCGCCCGCAAACGCGTCCGCGACCCCGAGAAGACCCTGGCGTACCTGCGGCAGACGGTCGTCAACCTGTCCCGTTCCGCGCTGCGCCGCCGCATCCTCGGTCTCAAGCTGCTCTCCAAGCCGATGCCCGACATGGCGAGCGCGGAGGAGGGCGCCTACGACCAGCTGGAGCGCGACTCCCTCATCCAGGCGATGAAGGGGCTGCAGCGCCGCCAGCGCGAGGTGCTGGTGCTGCGCTACTTCGCGGACATGACCGAGGCTCAGGTCGCCGAGACGCTCGGCATCTCGCTGGGCTCGGTGAAGGCGTACGGCTCGCGCGGCATCGCGGCGCTGCGGCTGGCCATGGAGGCCCCGGCATGAGCGACGGCAAGGACGCGCGGCGCGAGGAGCGCGAGCCGCAGGGCCCGCGCCCGTCCGGCGACGCCCGCGAGCCGCAGGGCCCGCCCGCGCCCGAGGGGATACGGGAGTCCGGGGACGCGGGGGAGCCGGCGGACGCCGACGGGCCCGGGGACGCCGGCGAGCCCCTGGGCCCGAGCGGGACCGGTGACGGTGACCGCGCCGGTGACGCGCCCGACGTCGACGGTCCCGGTGGTTCCGGCGGTCCCGCCCTTCCCCGGGACGCCGGCGATTCCGGTGACCTCGATGCCCCGGACGAGTCGCGGCGGACGCGGGCGCCCGAGCCCGACGGCCCGCCCGACGCCGTGCCGCCGAGGAAGCCGACGTGGCTGCGCGGACCCGGGAAGCCGCACGGACAAGAGCCGAAGCAATCGCACGCTGGGAACGGAACTGTGAACCACGGCCCCGACCGACAGGGCCCCGACGAGCAGGGCCCCGAGGGATTCGACGGACTCGACGCGGACGAGCTGGCGCTGCGCACGATGCTGCACCAGGTGGTGCGGGAGGTGGAGCCGAGCGACGGCACGCTGGACTACCTGCGCCGGGCGGTCCCCGCCCGCCGTGCCCGCAAGCGGCAGGCCCTCGTCGGCATGGCCGCCGCCGCGCTCTTCGTCGGCACCGCCGTCCCCGCCGCCGTCCACGTCTCGAACACGGCCGGCTCCGACGCCAACCCGTCCGCCGTCGGCCACGCCTCGCAGACCCAGGGCGGCACCGGCGACGGCAAGGGCCCGGGCAACGGCGAGACCACCGCGGGCGGCGCCTCGGACCAGGTCGAGGGGACCGGCAAGGGCGACAAGAAGGACGAGGACAAGGGCGGCGCGAGCACCGGCACCAGCGAGGGCGCGACCGAGGGGGCCGACCCCTCGTCCGGCACCGAGGCCGGGGCGTCCGCCTGCACCGCCGACCAGCTCGGCCCGGCGGTCGCGAGCAGTGCCGCCCCCGACTCCACGGGCGCGGTCTACGGCTCCTTCAGGGTCACCAACGTCTCCACCGGGAGCTGTACCGTCGACGGCCCCGGCGGCGTGAGCGCGACGCCGGCGGGCGCGGCCGATCCCGCCAGGGTGACCTCGGCCCGGCACGTGGCGGGCGACGCGGCGGCCGGTCTGCCCGACCCCTCCGTGGAAGTGATGACCCTGGTGCTCGCGCCGGGGGAGGCGTACGAGGTGAAGTTCGCCTGGGTGCCCTCCGAGCCCTGCTCCCCCGCGGGCGGCGGTACGGACGGCGGCGGCACCGGCGGCCCCTCGCCCGACCCGTCGCCCACTGAGGACCCGACGACGACGAGCGGCGCGTCCACCGGTACCGGCACCGGTACCGAGACCGGGATGTCCACGCAGCTCGTCATGGAGGACGGCACGGCTGACGGCAGCGTGACGGTGACGTACACGGCGGCCACGGGCTCGGGCGTGGGCACCGCGACGGTGAGCAACGCCTGCGCGGGCACGGTCTACTGGACGGGCCTGCTGACGGGGATGTGACGCCGGGGGCCGCCACGGCCCCCGCCTCCGCCTCCGAGCCGGTCCGGCGTCACACCGTGGACGGAGCCGACGGCGCCGGCTCCGGCTCCTCGTCCGGGACCAGGCCGAGTTCCGCGTCGCGGGCGAGTTCCACCTCGCGGCGCAGGAGGCGGAACCACATGAAGATCACGAAGCCCACGAAGGCGAACCACTCCGCGGTGTAGCCGAGGTTCTGGAACGCCTTCAGGTCCAGGCCCGTCCCGCCCGGCGCGGACGCCGGCACCGCCTTCATCCCCGAGTCACCGCGGTTCAGCGTGACCCAGGCGTCGTACACGTCGTACGGCACCAGGTTCACCAGCGAGGCCGCGCTGATCGCGGCGGTCTGGCCGTCCGGCAGCCCGCTGCGGGCGCTGACGCCGTTG includes:
- a CDS encoding SigE family RNA polymerase sigma factor yields the protein MPVIAPMPAARPARIPGQRDGADDVVAAGTTVDHLTETYRAHYRSLLGLAALLLDDTASCEDVVQEAFIRVHSARKRVRDPEKTLAYLRQTVVNLSRSALRRRILGLKLLSKPMPDMASAEEGAYDQLERDSLIQAMKGLQRRQREVLVLRYFADMTEAQVAETLGISLGSVKAYGSRGIAALRLAMEAPA